The following DNA comes from Stomatohabitans albus.
GTCGTATAGCTCGTCAAGGTCGGCTTCACTCCACGTTGATGCTCGTTGGAGTGCAATAAGGATGGCTTTCGGTGTGGCACCCATGGCCGCAATATCACTGATATTGACCGCCGCGGCTTTCCAGCCAACATCGGCGGGGCTGGAAAGATCGCGGAGAAAGTGGCTCCCCTCAATAAGGGCATCGGTGCATGCCACAACATCCGCACGTGGCCGTATGACCGCTGCATCATCACCCGTACCCACCGGAATAGACCCGTCAGGGGTACGGGTTCGAGCCATCACCTGCTCAAAACGAGCAATGCGGTCAAATTCAGCTCGACTCACGCAGGCCAGCTTTCATCGTCAGCAACTTCAAGTGCACATTTCACCAAACGGTCAACAAGGTCTGGCAGCTCAATACCACTGGCTTCGATCATCTTGGGATACAAACTCGTTGGAGTAAAGCCAGGCATGGTATTGACTTCGTTCAGTAATACCTGCCCATCGTCGAGCAAGAAATAATCGAACCGGGCAAGCCCTCGCATCCCAACTGCTGCCCATAATTTCTTGGTGAGTTGCTGGGTGGCATCAATGACCGACTGGTCGACATCAGCCGTGTAGCTCACCTCGGCGGGTTTCGTGTACTTTGATTCAAAGTCATACCATGCGTCGGCGTCTTTCTTGATTTCCCCAGGTACGCTCACAAACGGGTCGTCAAGCCCAAGTACCGCACATTCAATCTCGCGGAAACGACTGACCGCCGGTTCAACAATAATGGTTCGGTCTAATGAGCGAGCTAATGCCAGCCCTTCACGCAGTTGTGCTTCAGTTGTAACCCGTGAGATACCGATACTTGAACCCTGGCGGACTGGCTTAATGAAGAGTGGATAGTCAAAGGTCTTTGTGATTTCATCAATGACCGCTTGCTCATCGGCGGCAAGTTCCACCTCATGTACAACGATGAACGGGGTTTGTGGAATATCTATTGATGCACAGATTTCTTTCAATAGATATTTGTCCATGGCGACAGCCGAAGAGGCAACTGAACAACCTACGTAGGGAATATTCAAGGTAGCAAAAAGCCCCTGAATTGAGCCATCTTCTCCATATGGCCCATGGAGCACTGGGAATGCCAAATCAAACTCAGCAAGTTGATAGGGCTTGAATGGTTCCCCATCCTCAGTGGTGACCCGAGGATTTTCTTTGCTCGGCACATCCTCAAGACGCCGAAACTCCCCTTGACGGGTGATACCAACATAAGAAACGGTATAACCGGCTTGTTTTAACCCGTTGGCTACGTTGCGTGCAGACCAACAACTGACCGGGTGCTCCTCAGAACGACCACCAAAGATTACAACAACATTGTTCGCAGGTGAAGTGCGCATAGTTGTCCTTTCGCGAGGCGCTATGCCTCTATCGCTGGAAAGACCTAGCCTAAATTAACGAAAGCCAAGATTTATGACACTTGAACGGTTTTACAGGTTGCGAACTCCTGGGGTGAGAAGCTAATCTGTTCGTTCGCTATGCGGGCAACCGTGGAGCACCTCTTCGGGGGTGGTGTAACAGGCAACACGACTGATTCTGGTTCAGTTATTGAGGGTTCGATTCCTTCCCCCCGAGCTACTGCTCTACAGCAGTGAAATACGCGGTCCCGTCGTCTAGCGGCCTAGGACGCCGCCCTCTCAAGGCGGTAACGCGGGTTCAAATCCCGTCGGGACTACCAGGACACCAGCTAGGAGTCAGCCATCTAGCCTCTGCAAGGACTGGGCCTATGGGATGTCATGGAGGGGATAGGTCAGCCTCACGCTCATCTTGCGGTGTAATCCAGGCGCACACTTCCTTGTGTGTTGTCCCTGAGATGTCCGCACTGACCACAAGCACATCGTGAGCTTGAATCACGGTAGAACCACGGGGATTCAAGGTCTCCTCGTCGCGGCTAATGCTCACCAAACGCAAACAATTGGGTGGTGGGCTCTCCCAGAGCTCATGGCCAACTAACGGGCTATCCGATGGAACCACAACCTGGTACATTGAAAACTGATTGGGGTCGACTCCTTCAAGGGGAAGGGCATCAATCTCAATCGGTTCATGGGTATCAGCAGGAAGGTCAAGATGATCTAAGACCGGTTTGGCACTGAGAGACTGTACCAGCAAGCTGACCACAACGACGATCAACACAATGTTGAAGAGTTGATCTGACTGGGTGGTGCCTTGAAGAATCATAATGGTGGCTAACACAATCGGAACCGCCCCGCGAAGTCCTAGCCATGAAATGGCAATACCCTCCCCCGCTGGTATCCGAAATGGTGCCAAGCTAATGAGTGCTGCGAAGGGGCGAGCAACAAATAAGAGCACAGCAGCCAACATGATGCCCTGCCCAATGGCACCCACCAGCGTGGCTGGCGTCGTCATCATACCGATAAGGAGAAAGAGCGCTGTTTCTGCTCCGATGCCAAGCGCTCCCGTTAAACGGGTAGTTGCGACCTGACCGGTTCCTGGACGAGAACGGACAATGAATCCAGCTACATAGACCGCAAGAAAGCCCGACACACCGACGGCCACAGCAGCACCATACACGCTAAGGGCAACGGCCAACCCGAGTACCGCAGCTGTTGATGGACTGACCCGTGCCACGCGATTCACGGCAATCGCACCCAAAAACCCGAGCATGAGCCCGACGGATAGCCCACCCACGGCTTGAATGACGCCAAACACCACCCAGGAGTGAACCGACGGGTAAAAGTCGGCGGAGGCAACAAGGCCAGCGGTAATCAAGATGGCGACAGGATCATTGGTACCTGATTCGATTCTCAAGATGGAGGCTGCCCGTGACGGCAAGGGGATTTCATCTAGCAAGGTCAATACTGCGGCCGCATCTGTTGGGGAGAGTGCCGCCCCTAACAGCAGTGACAAGATGAGCGGCAATCCCAATCCATAGTGGGCAACCAGTCCAACTATGAGCGCGGTAATCACCACGCCGACTGTTGCCAGGGAAAGGCCAGGCCCCAGGCCCTGATCCAGGTGGCGACGGGTCGTGCCCAACCCACCGTCGAACAAGATGATGACAAGTGCAAGACTGGCGATAGCAGCGGCATTTTCTGTGTTGAGATAAGGCGTCAGCCCGAACATTTCGTTGCTTAAGACCATGCCCACAGCCATTAAAAATAAGCTCGTTGGTGTGGCCTGGCGATCTCCCCATACCGCAACCAAGATGCCTAAGACCAGCAGCGCCCCAGCAATACCGATACCCGTATCAAAGGGCAGCATAATTTCGAGGTGAGACTGACCTGTTGGGGCGATTTGAAGGAGTTGAAGCACGATCGCTAGCCCAATGGTGATCACACCGCCTACGGCTATGCCACCGCTGATTTCACGGAATCGCATTTCACCGAATCGTTTGCTGAGGTGGTGAGAAACAGCAGCTGCAATTCCGCCGACGGCTACAGCCGCAATTAGGGCTTGCTGAAAGGGTAAGGCCGCAAAATTACTTTGGAGGTCCAGGGATGCCCAGGCAAAAACTGCGGCAATACCTCCGGAAAGAACGAGCCCTGGACCAGTGCGCATAGGCTACTCACTCAACACTTTGCTACGCCCAGCAAGTAAGCGGTCAACGACCGTCGTTTGGTCAAGGACGCTGAGGGTTTCTGGCAGTGGTGGGCTTACGGCAGTACCGGTAACCGCCACACGGGCAGGTTGCATGATTTTGCCCATACCAAGGTCGAGGCTTGCCTTGGCTTCATCGAATACCGCATGAATGGCATCTGGTGTCCACTCAGTCAGTGCTTTGAGCCGTGGGGTAATGAAATCAAGGACCTGGCCAGCCACCGGTTTCATCCACTTTTTAATGGCAGCTTCATCCCAAACGACCTCATCACGGAACGCAAATGCCACCATCGGCACCGCATCGGCAAGGGTTTGTGAACGTTCTTGGAGAAGGGGCGCAAAAGCTGTGATGAGTGCTCGGTCAGTATCTTGCACGGGTTCAGTAATCACCTCCGCTTGGACAAAGGCATCAACAAGGTGATTGGCGAATACATCAACGGGCATCGCTTTGATGGCATCACCGTTGAAATTACGGAGCTTGACATCGTCGAAGAAACTGGGGTTCGGGCTCACCCGATCAAAGGAGAAGGCCTTAATCAGTTCGTCAACGGTGAAATGTTCCGTTGACCCGTCTGCACTCCACCCACAAATGGCTAAGAAGTTCAACATGACCTCAGGCAAAAATCCATTCTTGCGGTACTGGTCAATGGCAACATCGCCGTGGCGTTTGGACAGCTTCTTCCGGTCGGCACCAACCAATAGCGGCAAATGGGCATAGTCCGGGGCGGTACTCCAATTGCCTTCGCGGGGGGTATAGCCCACTTCAGCTAGGGCAGCGTCAAGAATCGGGGTGCCATCGGCGTCAGGACGCATGAGGAGGTCCTGCATGAGGAGCTGCCGAGGGGTTGCGCTTAATAAATCCTCACCACGGGCTATGAGGCTGATGCCTTGGCTGAGATCATCAACCACATTGGCAAGTAGATAGGTCGGACTCCCATCAGCACGGCAAATGACAAAGTCGCCAATGTCTTTCCAGTCAAAGGTCACCGTGCCGCGCACAAGATCGTCGAAGGAAACCGTGCCTTCGTCAGGTGTGCGGATACGTAATACAGGTTCACGCCCTTGGGCTCGATAGGCCGCTTTTTGGTCATCCGTTAAGTCACGATGTCCCGTTTTGTAAGCAGGGTTTTGTTTCGCGGCTTGAAGGGCTTCACGGGCAGCATCCAATTCCTCAGGCGTTTCAAACGCTTCATAGGCATACCCTGCCGCAACGAGTCGCCGAGCAACCGCGTCGTGAAGGGGACGGCGTTCACTTTGGAGATACGGCCCATACGGGGCGTCATCCACACCGATCCCTTCATCCCAGGTCAAACCCAGCCAGGTCAAGGCATCCATCATGCCGTGGGCAAGTTCAATCGTGGCCCGTTCTGCATCAGTATCTTCAATGCGTAAGACCATCACCCCGCCTTGTTGACGGGCCCAAAGCCAATTGAACAGAGCGGTACGGGCACCACCAACATGGAGCCAACCAGATGGTGCCGGACTAAAACGAACGCGAACAGGATGGGAACTCATGTCCGTAAGGATATGCGCGCCGCCAAGATGGAGACGCGCAAATATGTAATCATCAGATATGGAAAGGATTCTGGAGGATGGATGGCGAGCTATCGTCCAGTGATATGGGTGGTGACACGTAATTGGCCGCCCAACTCAGCAATAACCTCTTGACCAGCTTGTAACGGTCCTGCGGCACCGGGTGCGCCGGTAAGAATGACATCGCCTTCATGCAAGGTCATAAATGAACTGAGAAACTCAATTTGCTTGGCCACGGGAAATAGCAGCCGTTCTGTACTGCCATCGACGACAAGTTCCCCATCAATCCACATTTTTAATGCAATCGGCTGTGACACATCAAGGTCGGTGACCATCTGATCACCAATCGGTAAATACCCATCGGCCGTTTTCCCACGGAGCCATTGGGGGTCAACGCTCATGTGACCACGACCGGTAAAATCGTTTGCCACGGTGTACCCACCGACATAAGACAAGGCAGCTTCAGCAGTCGTATAACGAGGCACCGTTTTGCCGATGACAACAGCCAACTCTGGTTCGCCGTACAAGTCAAGGTCATCGCCAGCGAGTTCGACCGTTCCCTGATCTCCCACTACGGCATTGGCAAACTTAGGGAACACAACAGGTGGATCGGCCGCCTCACCGGTGCCATCGGGTGCGGCGTAGACGGCACCAAATCCAATAATGGTTCGAGAAATAGGACGTTTGACAATATTCATGCGTGCATCCTACGACGTTTACCGATTACGCTCGACTCCATGCGCTTTGCTCGTGTTGCCCGCCCACAGTCAACCCCGGCCTATGTCAGCATGCATCATGATGGTCAGCATGTCTTGATGCTTGATGGCCACCCCTTAAATGAAGCCCTGCCCAATGGCCAAGCCGCTCCCCTTGACCAGGTGCAATTACTCTCCCCTGTTACGCCAACCAAAGTCTTGGCTGTCGCAAAGAACTATGTGGATCATGCCAAGGAGTTTGACGGCACAATTCCTGACCAGCCCATTGTTTTCGATAAGTTGAGTACCAGTGTCATTGGCCCTGATGCAGCCATCATGGTACCTGAGTGGGCAGGCCAAGTGGACTACGAAGGGGAACTCGCCGTCGTCATCGGTGCAATCGCCAAAGATGTTCGCCCCGAACACGCTCATGCGGTTATCTGGGGATACACCATTGGGAATGACGTCACAGCTAGAGCCCTTCAACGCACTGACGGTCAATGGACTCGGGCCAAAGGGATGGATACCTTCTGTCCCTTAGGACCCTGGATTGATACTTCTTTTGAACCGAGAGATCATAGGTTGACAACTATTGTTAATGGAGAGATTCGTCAGCAAGCTGCACTAGCTGACATGATCTTCGATGTGCCTACATTGATTTCATATATTTCACGATTTGCCACACTCCTCCCTGGTGATGTCATTATGACCGGAACACCTGGGGGTGTTGGTTCGTTACGAGACGGTGATTCAATTACGATCAGCATTGACGCATTAGGTGAGTTGACGAACACGGTCAAACTCGTTACTGCTTAGCCATCTGCCAATTATTAATAGCCCCTACGAAAGGACAACCTGTGCGAATCGGAATACCACGGGAGGCCGATACCGGCCAAACCCTGGTGGCCGGCACCCCTGCATCGGTAACCAAGTTAATCAAACTCGGTTATGACGTTGTAGTGGAGCAAGGCGCCGGGGACATTGCCGATTTCCCTGACCATCAGTACGAAGCTGCTGGCGCCACCATCGGAAGTGCAGACGATGTCTGGTCGTCGGACATTGTGACCGCACTGGACCGGCCTGCGCCAGACCGCCTTGATGCGATGCACGATGATGCGGTGCTCATTGCCCGTCTGAATGTACGTCTTGATGAATCCATCGTGCCTGAACTCCATGACCGGAAGCTGGTCGGGTTGAGCATGGACGCGGTGCCGCGTATTAGTCGCGCTCAGAGTATGGACGTCCTTTCGTCCATGGCCAATGTTGCTGGGTACCGTGCGGTAGTAGAAGCCGCAAGCGCCTTTGGTCGCCTGTTTACCGGTCAGGTGACGGCGGCAGGGAAGATGCCACCAGCCCATATTTATGTGATCGGTGCTGGGGTTGCAGGCCTATCTGCCATTGGTACGGCCAATGCGATGGGGGCAGTGGTTAAGGCCACTGACGTACGCCCTGAGGTTGCCGAACAGATCGAAAGCATGGGCGCCGAGTTTGTGGCCCTCCCTACGGCTCAAGAAAAGTCGTCTGACGGGTATGCCAAGGCGTTGGATGAGGACCAAGAAAAGGTCGCCCAAGAGCTGTATGCCTCGGTTGCTAAGGATTCTGACATCGTCATTACCACGGCACAGATTCCTGGACGGCCCGCACCGTTATTGTTGACGGCTGAAGCAGTCGAAGCCATGAAGCCTGGCAGCGTCATTGTGGATATGGCCGGTGGTAACTGTGAGCTCACCAAACCTGGTGAACAGTTTGTCACCGATAACGGGGT
Coding sequences within:
- a CDS encoding D-alanine--D-alanine ligase family protein, with the translated sequence MRTSPANNVVVIFGGRSEEHPVSCWSARNVANGLKQAGYTVSYVGITRQGEFRRLEDVPSKENPRVTTEDGEPFKPYQLAEFDLAFPVLHGPYGEDGSIQGLFATLNIPYVGCSVASSAVAMDKYLLKEICASIDIPQTPFIVVHEVELAADEQAVIDEITKTFDYPLFIKPVRQGSSIGISRVTTEAQLREGLALARSLDRTIIVEPAVSRFREIECAVLGLDDPFVSVPGEIKKDADAWYDFESKYTKPAEVSYTADVDQSVIDATQQLTKKLWAAVGMRGLARFDYFLLDDGQVLLNEVNTMPGFTPTSLYPKMIEASGIELPDLVDRLVKCALEVADDESWPA
- a CDS encoding potassium/proton antiporter — encoded protein: MRTGPGLVLSGGIAAVFAWASLDLQSNFAALPFQQALIAAVAVGGIAAAVSHHLSKRFGEMRFREISGGIAVGGVITIGLAIVLQLLQIAPTGQSHLEIMLPFDTGIGIAGALLVLGILVAVWGDRQATPTSLFLMAVGMVLSNEMFGLTPYLNTENAAAIASLALVIILFDGGLGTTRRHLDQGLGPGLSLATVGVVITALIVGLVAHYGLGLPLILSLLLGAALSPTDAAAVLTLLDEIPLPSRAASILRIESGTNDPVAILITAGLVASADFYPSVHSWVVFGVIQAVGGLSVGLMLGFLGAIAVNRVARVSPSTAAVLGLAVALSVYGAAVAVGVSGFLAVYVAGFIVRSRPGTGQVATTRLTGALGIGAETALFLLIGMMTTPATLVGAIGQGIMLAAVLLFVARPFAALISLAPFRIPAGEGIAISWLGLRGAVPIVLATIMILQGTTQSDQLFNIVLIVVVVSLLVQSLSAKPVLDHLDLPADTHEPIEIDALPLEGVDPNQFSMYQVVVPSDSPLVGHELWESPPPNCLRLVSISRDEETLNPRGSTVIQAHDVLVVSADISGTTHKEVCAWITPQDEREADLSPP
- a CDS encoding glutamate--tRNA ligase produces the protein MSSHPVRVRFSPAPSGWLHVGGARTALFNWLWARQQGGVMVLRIEDTDAERATIELAHGMMDALTWLGLTWDEGIGVDDAPYGPYLQSERRPLHDAVARRLVAAGYAYEAFETPEELDAAREALQAAKQNPAYKTGHRDLTDDQKAAYRAQGREPVLRIRTPDEGTVSFDDLVRGTVTFDWKDIGDFVICRADGSPTYLLANVVDDLSQGISLIARGEDLLSATPRQLLMQDLLMRPDADGTPILDAALAEVGYTPREGNWSTAPDYAHLPLLVGADRKKLSKRHGDVAIDQYRKNGFLPEVMLNFLAICGWSADGSTEHFTVDELIKAFSFDRVSPNPSFFDDVKLRNFNGDAIKAMPVDVFANHLVDAFVQAEVITEPVQDTDRALITAFAPLLQERSQTLADAVPMVAFAFRDEVVWDEAAIKKWMKPVAGQVLDFITPRLKALTEWTPDAIHAVFDEAKASLDLGMGKIMQPARVAVTGTAVSPPLPETLSVLDQTTVVDRLLAGRSKVLSE
- a CDS encoding fumarylacetoacetate hydrolase family protein, producing the protein MNIVKRPISRTIIGFGAVYAAPDGTGEAADPPVVFPKFANAVVGDQGTVELAGDDLDLYGEPELAVVIGKTVPRYTTAEAALSYVGGYTVANDFTGRGHMSVDPQWLRGKTADGYLPIGDQMVTDLDVSQPIALKMWIDGELVVDGSTERLLFPVAKQIEFLSSFMTLHEGDVILTGAPGAAGPLQAGQEVIAELGGQLRVTTHITGR
- a CDS encoding fumarylacetoacetate hydrolase family protein, translated to MRFARVARPQSTPAYVSMHHDGQHVLMLDGHPLNEALPNGQAAPLDQVQLLSPVTPTKVLAVAKNYVDHAKEFDGTIPDQPIVFDKLSTSVIGPDAAIMVPEWAGQVDYEGELAVVIGAIAKDVRPEHAHAVIWGYTIGNDVTARALQRTDGQWTRAKGMDTFCPLGPWIDTSFEPRDHRLTTIVNGEIRQQAALADMIFDVPTLISYISRFATLLPGDVIMTGTPGGVGSLRDGDSITISIDALGELTNTVKLVTA
- a CDS encoding Re/Si-specific NAD(P)(+) transhydrogenase subunit alpha, whose translation is MRIGIPREADTGQTLVAGTPASVTKLIKLGYDVVVEQGAGDIADFPDHQYEAAGATIGSADDVWSSDIVTALDRPAPDRLDAMHDDAVLIARLNVRLDESIVPELHDRKLVGLSMDAVPRISRAQSMDVLSSMANVAGYRAVVEAASAFGRLFTGQVTAAGKMPPAHIYVIGAGVAGLSAIGTANAMGAVVKATDVRPEVAEQIESMGAEFVALPTAQEKSSDGYAKALDEDQEKVAQELYASVAKDSDIVITTAQIPGRPAPLLLTAEAVEAMKPGSVIVDMAGGNCELTKPGEQFVTDNGVTIIGYTDLAGRLPAQASQLYAQNLVHLLTLMTPEKDGELAFDLDDDVVRGITLTKGDDILWPPPPIQVSAAPSVPTTSEPTVVVEEHHGVAWSTIGLVVGFIIALAIIFASPTMMLTNYVVLALAVVLGFYVIGNVTPTLHTPLMSFTNALSGIVVTGAITQLATSETTLPKIIAWIAIVVASFNVIGGFAVTDRMLDMFKKD